A single region of the Peptococcus niger genome encodes:
- a CDS encoding GNAT family N-acetyltransferase, translating to METSEKITIREAQPSDMDFIYDLIYQLAIHEERPEDFTADKGHLADLIFTRQMAQVRLAFLNDKPMAFMLYYPVVSTFSGHLNYYVEDLFVLPAGRRYGIGKRMLTSLRDEPGIEGLKWTCLTDNEEGLTFHHAIGGQQGLACYPFYLNRSEDDGSAQ from the coding sequence ATGGAAACATCAGAAAAAATAACTATCCGCGAGGCTCAACCGTCGGATATGGATTTTATTTATGACTTGATTTACCAACTGGCCATTCATGAAGAACGGCCGGAAGATTTTACGGCGGATAAAGGGCATTTGGCAGACCTTATTTTTACCCGGCAGATGGCCCAGGTCCGCTTGGCCTTTTTAAACGATAAGCCCATGGCCTTTATGCTGTATTACCCGGTGGTGTCCACTTTCAGCGGTCATTTGAACTATTACGTGGAAGACCTTTTTGTCTTGCCGGCCGGGCGCCGGTATGGCATTGGCAAGCGGATGCTCACATCCTTGCGCGATGAACCGGGCATTGAGGGCCTCAAGTGGACCTGCTTGACCGATAATGAAGAAGGCCTGACCTTTCACCACGCCATTGGTGGGCAACAGGGTCTTGCCTGTTACCCCTTTTACTTGAACCGGTCGGAAGACGATGGTTCTGCTCAGTGA
- the hpf gene encoding ribosome hibernation-promoting factor, HPF/YfiA family: protein MRLTIKGRNVEVTDALRTYVEKRFSKLEKYFSKELEGTVTLLVEKGEQRAEATIPINRFILRAEESGMDMYASIDQVVDKIERQVRKYKTRLNRKAKQTEVNIGELLRQEEAEQKTADTAAELQNEQAEKISKVKQFHVRMMDPEEAIMQMELLDHDFFIFLNSESDAIDVVYRRKGGTYGLLQPLTK from the coding sequence ATGAGACTCACAATTAAAGGCCGAAACGTTGAAGTGACAGATGCCCTGCGCACCTATGTTGAAAAGCGCTTTAGCAAGTTAGAAAAATATTTTTCTAAAGAGCTGGAAGGAACGGTAACGCTCCTGGTTGAAAAAGGCGAGCAACGGGCTGAGGCCACCATTCCCATCAATCGCTTTATCTTACGCGCAGAAGAATCCGGCATGGATATGTACGCTTCCATTGACCAGGTGGTTGACAAGATTGAGCGCCAGGTTCGCAAATATAAAACGCGTCTCAACCGGAAAGCCAAACAAACTGAGGTCAACATCGGCGAATTGCTCCGGCAGGAAGAAGCTGAACAAAAAACGGCCGACACAGCTGCAGAGTTGCAAAACGAACAGGCTGAAAAGATTTCCAAAGTCAAACAATTTCACGTCCGCATGATGGACCCGGAAGAAGCCATTATGCAGATGGAACTGCTGGACCACGACTTCTTCATCTTCCTCAATTCTGAAAGCGATGCCATTGATGTGGTCTACCGCCGCAAGGGCGGCACTTATGGTTTATTACAACCGCTAACCAAGTAG
- the rsmD gene encoding 16S rRNA (guanine(966)-N(2))-methyltransferase RsmD, with translation MRIVAGRHRGLTLKAPSGTGTRPTADRVREAIFSSIQMRLPGARVLDAFAGTGAMGLEALSRGAREAVFCEQNGAAVKVLRANIERADEGGQSILLRGDLVHLLASGRVQGPFDIIFLDPPYRAGLYEVVLDRINDGHFLAKDGLIVAESAKKALFSVNDKVFLVYKRKSYGDTTITYLIPHN, from the coding sequence ATGAGAATTGTAGCAGGGCGACACCGGGGCCTAACCTTAAAAGCCCCTTCCGGTACCGGGACCCGGCCGACTGCCGACCGGGTACGGGAGGCCATTTTCAGCAGCATTCAAATGCGGCTGCCGGGGGCACGGGTGCTGGATGCCTTTGCCGGCACCGGCGCCATGGGTTTGGAAGCCCTTTCGCGCGGCGCCCGGGAGGCGGTTTTTTGTGAGCAGAACGGTGCCGCCGTTAAGGTTTTACGCGCCAATATTGAACGGGCAGATGAAGGCGGGCAAAGTATCCTCTTGCGCGGCGATCTTGTGCACTTGTTGGCAAGCGGCCGGGTACAAGGGCCCTTTGACATCATCTTTTTAGACCCCCCTTACCGGGCCGGACTCTATGAAGTGGTGCTGGACCGCATCAATGATGGACATTTTTTGGCAAAAGACGGCCTAATTGTCGCAGAAAGCGCAAAAAAGGCTTTATTTTCCGTCAACGATAAGGTATTCTTAGTGTATAAGCGTAAATCGTACGGAGATACAACGATTACCTATCTTATCCCACACAATTAA
- the recG gene encoding ATP-dependent DNA helicase RecG, translating into MVLLSDPITTLKGVGDKRAAQFAGLGIQTVFELLQHYPFRYEDYSQMAPVGQWQEGETVAYAGRVVTVETSRTKRGKTLVKALLEGPQGEVIATWFGRWQLDKRLTRGKALFCVGRVNARFTPELVVARHEFLSDLEQAAHYRRIEPVYATTEGLTSRTIQKSIDQALKALPQMADLWPQGAGLMPIDAAWRCIHNPPDAEALEKAQVALKVLEFLLLILWARERGAPAAGGIAHPVADDLSPRYLANLPYALTPDQDRAVQAIWQDMASPHQMHRLLQGDVGSGKTTVAVLALLRAIASGHQGVLMAPTEILADQHKITLETALAPLGVRVSSLTGSLSRNLREDRLARLRDGQIDLMVGTHALFEPDVHFHNLSCVVIDEQHRFGVRQRRLLTEKGVNPDLLVMTATPIPRSLALTVYGDLDLTLIRSMPPGRQPIQTYAMGGHKRADLYEFIRSHLAAGERAYLVCPLVEESEKLDLQNAQSLYRELAEDVFPEFGIGLLHGRMTAAEKADVMADFAAGALQLLVSTTVIEVGIDVPEATLMVVENADRFGLAQLHQLRGRVGRGRRQSYCFLISDNDSREARSRLALMSRHADGFAIAEADLALRGPGELLGLRQSGAGVFRLADPVQDYALIPKARDIAERMGQAEEVPPLLAYYMADMRKRLIP; encoded by the coding sequence ATGGTTCTGCTCAGTGACCCCATCACCACGCTGAAAGGCGTCGGTGACAAACGGGCGGCCCAGTTTGCCGGGCTGGGCATTCAGACGGTTTTTGAGCTTTTGCAGCATTATCCCTTTCGCTATGAGGACTACAGCCAAATGGCCCCTGTAGGCCAATGGCAGGAAGGGGAGACCGTGGCCTATGCGGGACGGGTGGTTACCGTTGAGACCAGCCGCACCAAGCGGGGCAAGACCCTTGTCAAAGCCCTGCTGGAGGGGCCGCAAGGGGAGGTCATCGCCACCTGGTTTGGCCGCTGGCAACTGGACAAGCGGCTGACCCGCGGCAAGGCCTTGTTTTGCGTGGGCCGGGTGAACGCACGGTTCACGCCGGAACTGGTCGTTGCCCGCCATGAATTTTTATCGGACCTGGAGCAAGCGGCTCACTACCGGCGCATTGAGCCGGTTTACGCTACCACAGAAGGCCTGACAAGCCGGACGATTCAAAAAAGCATAGACCAGGCCTTGAAGGCCTTGCCGCAGATGGCGGACCTGTGGCCCCAGGGGGCCGGCCTGATGCCAATTGATGCAGCTTGGCGGTGTATTCATAACCCGCCTGATGCGGAAGCCCTGGAAAAGGCACAAGTGGCGCTAAAGGTGCTGGAATTTTTGCTGTTAATCCTCTGGGCACGGGAACGGGGCGCCCCTGCGGCAGGCGGCATCGCCCATCCGGTGGCAGATGATTTAAGCCCCCGCTATTTGGCCAACCTGCCCTATGCCTTGACGCCGGACCAGGACCGCGCCGTCCAGGCCATTTGGCAGGACATGGCATCGCCGCATCAAATGCACCGGCTCTTGCAGGGGGATGTGGGTTCCGGGAAGACAACGGTGGCTGTTTTGGCCCTCTTGCGGGCCATTGCCAGTGGCCACCAGGGCGTCCTCATGGCGCCGACGGAGATTTTGGCAGACCAACATAAGATTACCTTAGAGACCGCCTTGGCCCCCTTGGGCGTCAGGGTCAGTTCATTGACCGGGAGCCTTTCCCGGAACCTTCGGGAGGACCGTCTGGCCCGGTTGCGTGATGGTCAGATTGACCTCATGGTTGGCACTCATGCCCTGTTTGAACCGGATGTTCACTTCCACAATTTGAGCTGTGTGGTGATTGATGAACAGCACCGGTTTGGCGTGCGTCAACGACGCTTGCTCACGGAAAAAGGTGTGAACCCGGACCTGCTGGTCATGACGGCTACGCCGATTCCCCGGTCGCTGGCCTTGACGGTCTATGGCGATTTGGATTTGACCTTGATTCGGTCCATGCCGCCGGGGCGGCAACCGATTCAGACTTACGCGATGGGCGGACATAAGCGGGCCGACCTCTACGAATTTATCCGCAGCCACTTGGCCGCCGGCGAAAGGGCTTACCTTGTCTGCCCCTTGGTGGAGGAAAGTGAAAAACTGGATTTGCAAAATGCGCAGAGCCTGTACCGGGAATTGGCGGAAGACGTTTTTCCCGAGTTTGGCATCGGGCTCTTGCACGGGCGGATGACGGCTGCCGAAAAAGCCGACGTGATGGCTGACTTTGCCGCTGGTGCCCTTCAACTGCTGGTGTCCACCACCGTCATAGAAGTGGGCATTGATGTGCCGGAAGCGACGCTGATGGTGGTTGAAAATGCAGACCGGTTCGGCCTGGCCCAGTTGCACCAGTTACGGGGCCGAGTGGGACGCGGCCGCCGGCAGAGCTATTGTTTTTTAATCAGCGACAATGACAGCCGGGAAGCCCGTAGCCGCCTGGCGCTTATGAGCCGGCATGCCGACGGCTTTGCCATTGCGGAAGCCGACCTCGCTTTACGTGGACCGGGTGAATTATTGGGCCTGCGGCAAAGTGGCGCCGGGGTATTTCGCCTGGCCGATCCGGTCCAGGATTATGCCCTGATTCCCAAGGCCCGGGATATTGCGGAAAGGATGGGGCAGGCAGAAGAAGTGCCGCCCTTACTGGCCTATTACATGGCCGACATGCGCAAACGGTTGATACCCTAG
- a CDS encoding ArsR/SmtB family transcription factor — protein sequence MPQIKNHARTLTLSEKDIPFRQMAETLKLLGNANRLMILSILADSPQSVTAIHQLINESTKLSQSSLSQHLALLRAYKIVNFKKHGQRATYYISNDRIIELLKALEAFNSSQE from the coding sequence ATGCCGCAGATAAAAAATCATGCGCGTACGCTTACGCTTTCGGAAAAAGACATTCCCTTTCGACAAATGGCGGAAACCTTAAAACTCCTTGGCAATGCCAATCGGTTAATGATCCTGAGCATCCTTGCCGATTCCCCCCAATCCGTTACCGCCATTCACCAGTTGATTAACGAAAGCACCAAATTATCCCAGTCTTCTTTATCACAGCACCTGGCCTTGCTGCGCGCCTATAAAATTGTCAACTTCAAAAAGCACGGCCAGCGCGCCACCTACTATATTTCCAACGACCGCATTATTGAGCTGTTAAAGGCCTTAGAAGCTTTTAACAGCTCACAAGAATAA